Proteins from a single region of Scylla paramamosain isolate STU-SP2022 chromosome 13, ASM3559412v1, whole genome shotgun sequence:
- the LOC135106508 gene encoding thymidylate kinase-like has product MNQSACNNTTSVAAPPRRGALIVIEGCDRTGKTTQAKKLVEYLNGSDRKAMFMRFPDRTTQIGSLIDGYLSRGVNLEDHVIHLLFSANRWENHPRIVSALKSGTSVIIDRYAFSGVAFSAAKDGLGLEWCKGSDAGLPKPDTVLFLDLPLEQAALRGEYGGERYENLKFQQKVYRNYMALKDDTWVMIDASRSIEEVQRSMEAALEKVMKESKFGPLPGLWWS; this is encoded by the coding sequence ATGAACCAGAGTGCCTGTAATAACACCACGTCTGTGGCGGCTCCACCCCGGCGCGGAGCCCTGATTGTGATTGAGGGATGCGACCGCACCGGCAAGACAACACAGGCCAAGAAACTGGTTGAATATCTGAATGGCAGTGACCGCAAGGCAATGTTCATGAGATTCCCAGATCGCACAACCCAGATTGGTAGTCTCATTGATGGTTACTTGAGCCGAGGCGTCAATTTAGAGGATCACGTCATTCACCTTTTGTTCTCCGCAAACAGGTGGGAAAATCACCCCAGGATAGTATCAGCTCTGAAATCTGGCACATCAGTGATTATTGACCGTTATGCTTTCTCTGGGGTGGCCTTCTCTGCTGCCAAAGATGGCCTTGGGCTGGAGTGGTGCAAAGGCAGTGATGCAGGTTTGCCCAAGCCTGACACTGTGCTATTCCTGGATCTCCCGCTTGAACAAGCCGCCCTACGAGGAGAGTACGGCGGTGAGCGCTATGAGAACCTGAAGTTTCAACAGAAGGTTTACAGGAACTACATGGCACTGAAGGATGACACCTGGGTGATGATTGATGCAAGCAGAAGTATAGAAGAGGTGCAGAGAAGCATGGAGGCAGCATtagagaaagtaatgaaagagtCCAAGTTTGGGCCACTTCCTGGCCTCTGGTGGTCATAA
- the LOC135106511 gene encoding transmembrane protein 107-like: MRVTGLIPARFLTLTSHLVLLVTILMAREENVLACLPVEYTSSEYSKRDGEFLGGLVAGIALTALELIGFISGVSMFASLPSIISITCHSGASISLAYLVLDTWDCRLYWWVFGLTSVLPALVEVGVMINVLMLKKNV; the protein is encoded by the exons ATGAGAGTGACAGGCCTCATCCCTGCTCGGttcctcaccctcacctcacaCTTGGTCCTGCTTGTCACCATACTCATGGCCAGG GAGGAGAATGTGCTTGCCTGCCTCCCTGTAGAGTACACCAGCAGTGAATACagtaagagagatggaga GTTCTTGGGAGGGCTTGTGGCAGGAATAGCACTGACTGCCCTGGAGCTCATTGGCTTTATCTCGGGTGTCTCCATGTTCGCCAGTTTGCCCTCCATTATCT CCATTACCTGCCACAGCGGTGCCTCCATCAGCCTGGCCTACTTAGTGCTGGACACCTGGGACTGCCGACTCTACTGGTGGGTGTTTGGCCTCACCTCAGTCCTGCCTGCCCTGGTGGAGGTTGGGGTCATGATTAATGTCCTTATGCTCAAGAAAAATGTCTGA
- the LOC135106512 gene encoding thioredoxin domain-containing protein 17-like has protein sequence MVQTIEVQGFDAFVEAMEAQKAAGKTIFALFSGSKDANGKSWCPDCVVAEPVVKGALGKAPEDAVFLYVGVGGRDFWKDPQCIFRTDSRTRLRSVPTLMKIGGPQRLEEEQCAKTDMVEMLFEDA, from the coding sequence ATGGTCCAAACTATTGAGGTCCAGGGCTTTGACGCCTTTGTGGAGGCTATGGAAGCCCAGAAAGCGGCGGGGAAGACCATATTCGCCTTGTTCAGCGGATCAAAGGACGCGAATGGCAAGAGTTGGTGCCCTGACTGTGTGGTAGCCGAGCCTGTGGTGAAGGGCGCCCTTGGGAAAGCCCCCGAGGATGCTGTGTTCCTGTATGTGGGTGTAGGAGGGAGGGACTTCTGGAAAGACCCTCAGTGTATCTTCAGAACGGACTCTCGCACCCGCCTGAGGAGCGTACCCACACTCATGAAGATAGGAGGACCCCAGAGACTAGAGGAGGAGCAGTGTGCCAAGACTGACATGGTGGAGATGCTGTTTGAAGATGCTTAG
- the LOC135106509 gene encoding NKAP family protein CG6066-like: MGRSKSRSSSRSSSSSNDDSSSQSGRRSSSSSDDSVDIKNKDKKHHSRGSSPVRRRHKSRSPSRDRGHRTESRDKHRRRDNRSHSQDRIRRSGSRDRGKHSRSRERHRRSSSRDRNRRVKRHEKTHRSKSRDRHRSKSRDRHRSRSRDRQRSRSRDRQRSKSRDRYGSKSRDRRSKSRERKRSKSRERRSRSRDRKKSKSRERRSKSRDRHSSKSRDRRRSKSRDRHKRSRSRETVADSRKKRSRSDSHSDSESPVKTRPKHGGDSHRREEMLHAQQRNGRFERERSRSSSKQKDLSRRDQRASRWDVENSTSSQRSRSRTPNRGSSRGGPQRNRERSPPTPDDRWGHKKFFEQQHEINHRSSGSSRDHYRNGGTYRDRDRGSGGFGRRSNTSSQSDDYYGFRRQQRQQITEEGVPELWAMSPGNVQEDSDEMNTDDERMAKMVMKGALNDSLTVEKEKKKKKKKNKKKHKKEKKKKKKSKKKASKKKDSDSSSESESGSEVDDDDDQLKWIEKRKDSDGNMVEEVVVGPVPKPQVTLSKKDYGKALLPGEGAAMAAYVAEGKRIPRRGEIGLTSDEIAKFEEVGYVMSGSRHRRMEAVRLRKENQIYSADEKRALAMFSKEERQKRENKILTQFRDIVRSKLNKK, encoded by the exons ATGGGTCGAAGtaaaagcagaagcagcagccgcagtagcagcagcagtaatgatGACAGCAGCAGCCAAAGTGGcaggaggagtagcagcagcagtgatgatAGTGTAGACATCaagaataaagacaagaagCATCACAGTCGTGGCTCCAGCCCTGTGAGACGGCGCCACAAATCTAGGTCTCCCTCAAGGGACAGAGGTCACCGCACAGAGTCACGTGACAAGCATCGCCGGAGAGACAACAGGTCACACTCACAGGACAGAATTCGTAGGTCAGGCTCAAGAGACAGAGGCAAACACTCAAGGTCAAGGGAAAGACACCGCAGATCAAGTTCCAGAGACAGAAATCGCAGAGTAAAACGGCATGAAAAAACACACAGGTCAAAATCAAGAGACAGACACAGGTCAAAATCAAGAGACAGGCATAGGTCAAGatcaagagacagacagaggtcAAGgtcaagagacagacagaggtcAAAATCAAGGGACAGATATGGGTCAAAATCAAGGGACAGAAGATCAAAgtcaagggaaagaaagagatcaAAATCAAGGGAAAGAAGGTCAAGAtcaagagacagaaagaagtcAAAATCAAGAGAAAGAAGGTCAAAATCCAGAGACAGACACAGCTCGAAATCCAGAGACAGAAGGAGGTCAAAATCAAGAGACAGGCACAAGAGATCGAGATCAAGGGAAACAGTAGCAGACAGCCGTAAAAAGAGAAGCAGATCAGATTCTCATTCAGATTCTGAGTCACCAGTGAAGACAAGACCAAAGCATGGAGGTGACAGccacagaagagaagagatgttGCATGCACAGCAACGTAATGGacgctttgagagagagaggagtcggTCTTCATCAAAACAGAAAGATCTCAGTCGCAGAGACCAACGAGCGAGCAGATGGGATGTAGAGAACAGTACTTCCAGCCAGAGAAGCAGGTCCCGGACACCTAACAGAGGCAGTAGCCGTGGTGGTCCCCAGAGAAATAGGGAGCGGTCACCACCAACCCCAGATGACAGGTGGGGccacaagaaattctttgaacaACAACATGAAATTAACCACAGGAGTTCTGGGAGCTCAAGGGACCACTACAGAAATGGAGGAACGTACAGAGACAGAGACCGAG GTAGTGGAGGGTTCGGCCGGCGCAGCAACACAAGCAGCCAGAGTGACGACTACTATGGTTTCCGGCGCCAGCAGCGGCAGCAGATTACTGAGGAAGGTGTACCAGAGCTGTGGGCGATGTCACCAGGAAATGTCCAAGAAGA CTCTGATGAGATGAACACGGACGATGAAAGAATGGCAAAGATGGTTATGAAGGGAGCGTTGAATGATTCTTTGActgtagaaaaggaaaagaagaagaagaagaagaaaaataagaagaaacacaagaaagaaaagaagaagaagaaaaagagcaagaaaaaggcATCCAAAAAGAAGGACAGTGATTCCTCTTCAGAAAGTGAGAGTGGTTCGGAagttgatgatgacgatgatcaGCTCAAGTggatagagaaaagaa aAGACAGTGATGGAAacatggtggaggaggtggtggtgggtcctGTCCCCAAGCCTCAAGTCACCCTCTCCAAAAAGGACTATGGCAAG gctcttctgcctggtgaaggagcagcaaTGGCAGCCTATGTAGCTGAGGGCAAGAGGATTCCCCGGCGTGGTGAGATCGGCTTGACATCAGATGAGATTGCCAAATTTGAAGAAGTTGGGTATGTGATGAGTGGAAGCCGCCACCGCAGGATGGAAGCCGTTAGGTTACGTAAAGAAAACCAGATTTATTCAGCTGATGAGAAACGAGCATTGGCAATGTTTagcaaggaggaaaggcagaagagagaaaacaagatcTTGACGCAGTTCCGAGACATCGTTCGTAGTAAGCTGAATAAAAAGTAA
- the LOC135106510 gene encoding uncharacterized protein LOC135106510 isoform X2 has translation MFGLLRMPRFVRRFIRRRTNRMPVDKAIKMKERFSLAYAFFAWNMFGILAYMMYKGKLTKVEDGNEESQGRQFVKMLHLKNVTLHEIKGINYVQKYDLNEEAAHETGVPETGVTNEDQEQFQEESELKDSL, from the exons ATGTTTGGGTTGCTCCGCATGCCTCGCTTTGTCCGGCGGTTCATCCGTCGGAGAACCAATAGGATGCCTGTTGATAAGGCAATAAAGATGAA AGAGAGGTTTTCTTTAGCATATGCCTTCTTTGCATGGAACATGTTTGGTATCCTGGCATACATGATGTACAAAGGCAAACTGACAAAGGTTGAAGATGGAAATGAAGAATCCCAAG GTCGCCAGTTTGTGAAGATGCTTCACCTTAAAAATGTAACTCTTCATGAAATCAAGGGCATAAATTATGTACAGAAATATGACCTCAATGAAGAAGCAGCTCATGAGACTGGTGTTCCAGAGACTGGTGTCACTAATGAAGACCAAGAACAGTTTCAAGAGGAATCTGAGTTGAAAGACTCCCTGTGA
- the LOC135106510 gene encoding serine--tRNA synthetase-like protein Slimp isoform X1, with protein sequence MMRCYQAARLAGRHLHRLCTHHWNFPTKTGKVLFSCSSELSEEEVFSALYIPGSRATTADGVVTPYLDFSKQFEDVALLEHSVTQRCMNIDVNGIARKWSEWKELEKLRSDLEEKKATLTKAVKTLQKNKKDKEQVNVLKEHGKKIRNEAKALTQKIWDLEEVAVIGALSLPNNLHESTGTNDKLFFSLSKKPVFSFHPKSHIDLGSTSEELEIVDNSPTAYYLKNRLALLELVCNDYFLSTMNNQGFSMMSNSDFVKAAIMEGCGIHSRDRPQHNRLSTGAGHDTTPLHLVGGGSLQAFSAYFTKQIIEKSDHLPIKVITTGRNYSSSGPSSLTHPGLLGCRQSSVVDGFVLYEDVGVQEKTLLQDAMVMVTECYLHLGVHFQMVQYSAKKLDVHESAAVGFLMFSPHTGQYHEVARISLCGDYISRRLWTLCRKDKSASFVSMLHIRACHTAHLLALLMENGQEENGTYRLPGCLQSAVDSF encoded by the coding sequence ATGATGAGGTGCTATCAAGCAGCAAGACTTGCAGGAAGGCATCTGCACAGGCTGTGCACTCATCATTGGAATTTCCCTACAAAGACAGGAAAAGTTCTATTTTCTTGTAGCTCAGAACTTTCTGAAGAGGAAGTATTTTCAGCCCTATATATTCCTGGAAGTAGAGCAACAACTGCTGATGGTGTTGTTACCCCATATCTGGACTTTTCTAAGCAGTTTGAAGATGTTGCCTTGCTTGAGCACTCTGTCACTCAGCGTTGTATGAATATAGATGTAAATGGAATTGCAAGAAAGTGGTCAGAGTGGAAGGAATTAGAAAAGCTTAGATCAGATCTTGAGGAGAAAAAGGCAACACTGACAAAAGCTGTGAAAACAttgcaaaagaataaaaaagataaagaacaagTAAATGTGCTAAAggaacatggaaagaaaataagaaatgaagcaAAGGCTTTGACACAAAAAATTTGGGACTTGGAAGAGGTAGCTGTTATTGGTGCTCTTAGCCTTCCCAATAATCTCCATGAATCTACTGGCACCAATGATAAATTATTTTTCAGCCTATCCAAGAAACCAGTCTTTAGTTTTCATCCTAAAAGCCACATAGATTTGGGGTCAACATCAGAGGAGCTGGAAATTGTTGATAATTCACCCACAGCTTATTATCTCAAGAACAGACTTGCTTTACTTGAACTTGTTTgtaatgattattttttgtctaCAATGAATAACCAAGGTTTCTCAATGATGTCAAACTCAGATTTTGTTAAGGCTGCCATTATGGAAGGCTGTGGCATCCATTCCAGGGACAGACCTCAGCATAACAGATTATCTACAGGTGCAGGGCATGACACAACCCCTTTGCATCTTGTAGGAGGAGGATCATTACAAGCTTTCTCTGCATATTTCACCAAGCagattattgaaaagagtgacCATCTACCTATAAAGGTGATCACAACTGGTCGTAATTACAGTTCATCTGGGCCATCTAGCTTGACACACCCTGGCTTGTTAGGATGTAGACAGTCGTCAGTAGTTGATGGATTTGTACTGTACGAGGATGTAGGAGTGCAAGAAAAGACGTTATTGCAGGACGccatggtgatggtgactgaaTGTTACCTTCACTTAGGGGTTCATTTCCAGATGGTCCAGTATTCTGCAAAAAAACTGGATGTGCATGAATCTGCAGCAGTAGGTTTCCTGATGTTTTCTCCCCACACAGGCCAATACCATGAGGTAGCGAGGATATCTCTGTGTGGTGATTACATTAGTAGGAGGTTATGGACACTTTGTAGAAAAGATAAGTCTGCAAGTTTTGTATCCATGCTACACATTCGAGCTTGTCATACTGCTCACCTGTTGGCTCTCTTGATGGAGAATGGCCAGGAGGAGAACGGTACTTACAGGCTTCCTGGATGCCTTCAGTCTGCTGTTGATTCATTTTAG